CGTGGTAGGCCACCACGCAGCCGGTATCCACGTCGATGCGTTCGCCGGGCTTGAGTTCGCGCTCGACCACGCAGCCGCCTGCATGCACGAACACCCAGCCGTCGCCCTCGAGTTTCTGCATGATGAACCCCTCGCCGCCGAACAGGCCGGTGAGGATCTTGCGCTGGAAATGGATGCCCACCGACACGCCGCGCGCGCCGGCCAGGAAGCTGTCCTTCTGGCAGATCAGGCGGCCGCCGTGCTCGTCCAGCTTCATCGCCAGCACGGTGCCGGGGTAGGGCGCGGCGAACGCGACCTTGGCCTTGCCCTGGCCGGTGTGGGTATACATCGTGGTGAACAGGCTCTCGCCGGTCAGCACGCGTTTGCCGGCGGAGAGCAGCTTGTCCATGAAGCCGCCGCCCTGGCCGCTGTGCGAGCCGTCGCCGAACACGGTATCCATCTGCACGGCGCTGTCCTTGAACATGAGCGCGCCGGCCTCGGCGATGGCGCTCTCGCCGGGGTCCAGTTCCACTTCGACGAACTGCATCTCATGGCCGACGATGCGGAAATCGATCTCGTCCGCGCCACGACGGCCACCGGCACCGGGCAGCGGCGGCAGGTGCGACGGCGGGGTGGCGGCGCCGGCCAGCTCGGGCAGTTCGCGCGCCGGTTTCCATTCCCGCATGCCCTCGCGCCAGGTCAGCGCGCCGGGCGTCCGCTGGGCGAAGGCCTGCGCCGCCGCCTCGTCCAGGGGACCGTGGCGCTGGTTGTCGTTCGGGGTATGGAAGAACCACTGGGTCATGGCGGCGATCCGGAGGGCAGGGAAGGGCGCCGAGTCTAGCCCGCGGCCCCGTCCGGCCGTCACCTGCCAGCGGTCACGGGAGGCGCCTGAACGTACCGGGGACCCGGGGAACGTATGGCGCGGCTGCGCGACGGGCGGCAATGTCCGTTACCTTTGTCGGAACGGGACTTCCAGCCATTGCCCCCCTTGTTGCTGTAATGCAACATTCGCGTGCTAGCGCCGCCAGGCGCCCCGACACCCACCCACTCGGAAAGCCACCGCCATGTCCCGACTCCGCACGACCGCTGTCCGGCCGCAACGCCTCGCTTTTGCCATCGCCGCGCTGCTGCCCTTCGGCACCGCTTTCGCGCAGGACGCCGCGCCCGCCACCACTGATGCCGCCACGCTCGACACCGTGCAGGTCACCGCGCAGCGCAAGGTCGAGAACATCCAAGACGTGCCGGTTTCCATCAGCACCATCAACGGCGAGCAGCTCGGCGTGCTGGCCTCCGGCGGTACCGACATCCGCTTCCTGTCCGGCCGCGTGCCCAGCCTGAACATCGAATCCTCGTTCGGCCGCGCGTTCCCGCGCTTCTACATCCGCGGCTACGGCAACACCGACTTCCGCCTCAACACCTCGCAGCCGGTCTCGCTGGTGTACGACGACGTGGTCCAGGAAAACCCGATCCTGAAGGGTTTCCCGCTGTTCGACCTGGAGCAGGTCGAAGTGCTGCGCGGTCCGCAGGGTTCGCTGTTCGGCCGTAACACGCCGGCCGGCGTGGTGAAGTTCGAATCGGCCAAGCCCACGCAGGAGACCACCGGTTACGGCAAGGTCGGCGTCGGCAGCGACAACATGTGGAACCTGGAAGGCGCCGTCGGTGGCGCACTGAGCCCGAACTGGTCGGCGCGCGCTTCGGTGCTGTACCAGCGCCGTGACGACTGGGTGACCAACACCTATCCGGGCCCGAACGACGGCTTCGAGGGCTACGACGAATCCGCCGGCCGCGTGCAGTTCCTCTATGAAGGCGACGGCTTCGACGCGCTGTTCAATGCGCATGCGCGCAAGCTCAACGGCACCGCGCGCCTGTTCCGCGCCAACATCATCGAACCGGGCACCAACAACTTCGTGCCGGGCTTCGACGAAGACGAAGTCTCGCAGGATGGCCTGAACTACTCCGAGCTCGAATCGCAGGGCGCCAGCGCCCGCCTGAGCTGGGACCTGGGCCAGTACAAGCTCTATTCGATCACCGGCTACGAGAGCGTCGAGACGATCAACCGCGGCGATATCGATGGCAGTTCTGGGCCTTACTTCACGCCGGAGCTGCCCTTCGCCTCCGAAACCGCCGACGGCATCCCCGAGCACTCGCAGTGGACGCAGGAGTTCCGCATCGAGTCCGCGTACACCGGTCCGTGGAACTGGCAGGCCGGCGTCTTCTACTTCAAGGAAGACTACAAGGTCGAGAGCTTCAGCTACGACTCGCTCAACGGCAGCGCGCAGGACGGTTACCAGCGCATCCGGCAGACCAACGATGCGTGGGCGGCGTTCGGCGCCGTGACCTGGCAGGCCACCGACAAGCTGGAGCTGCGCGCGGGCGCCCGCTACACGGTCGACGAGAAGAAGCTGACCGTCGAGGACTACTGGAACACCGGTTTCGCCGCCTGCGTGCTGGCGGGCAAGTGCACGCTGGCGCAGTTGGCCGCACTCGAACCCGATGGCGACCTGTCGGCTTCGCCGGAAGACAAGAAGTTCAACTGGGACCTGTCGGCGACGTACGCGCTGAACGAAGACGTGAACCTGTATGCGCGTGCTGCTACCGGCTTCCGCGGCAGCAGCATCCAGAGCGCGGGTGCGTTCAACGCGAAGTCGGTCGCGGATCCGGAAACCGTCACCTCGATCGAGACCGGCGTGAAGGCGGACTTCTGGGACAAGCGCGCGCGCCTGAGCGCGGGCGTGTACTACTACCGCGTCAAGGACCAGCAGCTGACCGCCGTCGGCGGCGCCGCCAACGCGAACATCCTGCTCAATGCCGAGAAGTCGGCCGGCAAGGGCGTCGAACTGGATTTCCAGGCCTACGTGCTGGACAACCTGCTGGTCACCCTGGGCAGCAGCTACAACGACACCGAGATCCAGGACGACGACCTGGCCGTCGCCGTGTGCGCGGCATGCACCGTCACCGATCCGACCAATGGTGCGGGCCTGGCCCTGATCGACGGCAACGACCTGCCGCAGGCGCCGAAGTGGGTGCACAACGTGACCGCGCGCTACAGCGTCGGCCTGGGCGACGGCAGCGAGCTGTACGTCTACACTGACTGGGCGTACCGCAGCGAAGTGAACTTCTTCCTGTACGACTCCATCGAGTTCACCGGCAAGTCGACCCTGGAAGGCGGCCTGCGCGTCGGCTACGGCTGGGGCTACGGCGACTACGAGGTCGCGCTGTTCGGCCGCAACATCACCGACCAGCGCCGCATCGTCGGTGGCATCGACTTCAACAACCTGACCGGCTTCATCAACGAGCCGCGCACGGTGGGCGTGGAGTTCAGCGCGAAGTTCTGAGCGGAAATCCATCGCCGAAGAAGGCCGCCCTCGGGCGGCCTTCTTGTTTCAGGCGTGGACTGTCAGACGCCCGCGGGCGTGCTCTGGCCGCGGAACTGGTTCGGCGCATCCGCGGGACAGCCCGCGACTTCCTCGATGATCAGCTGGCAGATGTACATGCCCTGCGTCAGCAGTACGGGCTGCGGGCCGAGATTGATGATCTCCAGCGTGATCGAGCCCGAGAAACCCGCATGGATGGTGGGTGCGGTGAAGTGCACCAGCACGCCACAGCGCGCAAGCGAGCTCTTGCCTTCGACGCGCGCGCTGTAGCACGTACCGTCGCCGCGCAGCGGAAAGGACACGGTTTCGCGCGTCCTTGCCAGCACCAGCTGGTGTTGCGTCAGCGAGAAAGGCTGACGGTCGGTGATGACGTACGGCGTCGAATTCTTGGCCAGGTGCTGCGCGATGCCGCCGCCGCTGAGGTCCAGCTGGAACGGACCCCCCGAGGCCGGGACCGTGATCTGGTCGTCGAGCCGGAGATCGACGGCACTCGTGTTGAAGGGCGCGCGGCGCGGATCGGTGCCCGCAAGATCGGCGATGTGGAAGTCGCCCGCCTGGATGCGCTCCAGGATCTGTACGTTGCTGAGGATCATGGCATCCGTGTCCTGATGATCGGGCCTAGGCGGCGACTTCCACCCAGCGCGAGGAGGTTTCGAACGTTTCCGTCGGCAGCAGCACGAGCTGTCGCTGTTGCGTGTCATCGGACTCCACGAGCGTGACACGAAGTTCGCCTTTCCCGTCGCGCTCATGCCGGATCTGCGATGCATCCACGAAGAAGGACACTTCCTTGCCGTCGATCAACGTCAACGACACCGCACGTTCCGCAGAAAACATGCCTTCTGAGGTGGCGACGCGGATCCAGTGTTCCTGCATGGACGGCTTCATCGTGATACTCCCGGGCTGGTCACCGGAATGGTGACGCCGGGAATATCCTCCAGCACGCTTTCCGCCACAAGAACTTTCTGCAAATGTGATAGTGATGCACACGTACCACGCGTGCATCACACCTTCGTCGACGTCAGTCTTTCGTTTTCGGCGGGAAGCGCAGCACGACGCCACGCGGTTCCTCGTCCTGATGCTCGGGGCGCACCCACAGCAGCGGCACTTCGCGCGGCGCAGGCAGTTCGAGTTCGTCGTCGTCGCGCGCGGCGGCTTCCTCGTCCTCGATCTCCCAGCTGTACTTCTTCTTCGGCAATTCGGGGTCGAGGCGACGGAACAGGAAGGCCGCGATCAGGCCCGCGACCGCGCCACCCAGGTGCGCCTGCCACGAGACCCCGGCCTCGCGCGGCAGCACGGTCAGCACCATGCCGCCGTAGAACAGGAACGCGATCATGCCTGCCGCGATCGCCGCACGGTCGCGACGCAACAGGCCGAGCATGAAGATCATGAATATCAGGCCGTGGGTCAGGCCGCTGGCACCCAGCGTATGCGTGCCGGGCTCGGCCAGCAGCCATGGCCCGAGGCCCGCGCCCAACCACACCAGCGGGATCGCCCACAGCGTCGCCCGCGGATACACCGCGCCGGCCAGCGTGCCGAGGATCAGCAGCGCGGACGCGTTCGCGGCGATGTGTTCCAGCGAGCCGTGCAGCAGCGGTGCGGTGAGGATGCCGAGCAGGCCCTCCGCGGACAGCGGGGCGATGGTGAACGCGCGCACGTCGAAGCTGTTCTGCGCCGAATACACCATCGCCAGCACCAGCACGAAGGCCAGGCTCAGGTTGAGCGCGCGCAGGATCCGCTTGCGGTCGTAGCGCTGCTGGGTTTCCGGGTCGAACGCCGGATCGTCGGGATGCAGGTCCATGAACCAGTTCTGGCGGCGGCCCCGGCGATTGCAAGGCCGGGTCGCGATGGACAGACCATCCCGCGGGCGGGATGGTCTGCCAGGGCCGACTCAGACGGCCGGGTCGGTCTTCTGAGGCCGCGCCAGGCTCAGCGCCACCGTCACGCCCAGGATCGCCGCCACCGTGCCCAGCGCCCACGGCACCGGGATCTTGTAGACATCGATCAGCAGCATCTTGGTGCCGATGAAGCCCAGCACCACGGCCAGGCCGTATGGCAGCAGGTGGAAGCGGTCGGCCATGCCCGCCAGCAGGAAGAACATCGCCCGCAGGCCCAGCACCGCGAACACGTTCGAGGTCAGCACGATGAAGGGGTCCGAGGTGATCGCGAAGATCGCCGGGATGCTGTCGACAGCGAAGATCACGTCGGTGACGCCGATCAGCACGAGCACGACGAACAGCGGGGTGAACCAGCGCACGCCGTTCTCGCGCACGCTCAGCGCCGCGCCGCGGTAGCCGTCGGTGAGCTTAAGGTGGTTGCGCATCCAGCGCAGCGCCGGGTTCTTCTCCAGGTCCGGCTCCTTGCCGGCGGCGAACCACATCTTGATGCCGGTCAGCAGCAGGAACGCGCCGAACAGGTAGAGCAGCCAGTGGAAGTGCTGCAGCAACGCCGCGCCCGCGAAGATCAGGATGCTGCGCAGGACGATGGCGCCCAGGATGCCGATCACCAGCACGCGCTGACGCTGTTCCTCGGGCACGGCGAAGTAGGTCATCACCATCAGGAAGACGAAGATGTTGTCGACGGCCAGCGCCTTCTCGACCAGATAGCCGGTCAGGAACTCCAGGCCGACGCGGTTGGCTTCGACCAGGCCCGCGGTCTCGTTGACGTACCACCACAGGCCGCCGTTGAACGCCATGGCCAGCGCGATCCAGCCCAGGCTCCACCACATCGCTTCCTTGAACGTCACCTTGTGCGCGCCGCCGTGGCGCATCAGCACCAGGTCGACCAGCAGGGCGATCACCACCAGGCCGCCGAAGCCGGCCCACAACCAGGGGTTGCCAATCGTTTCCATCGAGATTCCCGAAAAAAGTGGAGGACGGCCGCGGGCGCGGACATCTCGGGAACCGGGAAACGGGGATCCGGGGTATGCCTTCGCCATCGCGGCGAAGGTCTCGCTCACAGCCCGGTGGGCTGCCGTGGGACCGGAGCATGACTGCTCGAATTGACGGCCGGCACGTTGGGAGCTACTCCCCTTCAGGCGGGAATTGTCCGGATGGCGAGCGGCCGGGTCAACCGCGAAGGTAAAATGTCGTTCATGAACACGCCCAACCCGACCGTACGCCTGAAGAACGCCTGGCGTTCCAGCCACCCGTGGATCTTCCAGAAACTGGTCGAGAAGCCCGCCGCCAAGCCCAAGTCCGGCACCCTCGTCGAGGTGGTCGGAGTGGACGGGGAGTGGATCGGCCGCGGCTTCTACAACGGCCACTCGCGCATCGCCGTGCGCATCCTGGAAACGCACCCGGACATCCCGGTGGACGCCGGCTGGTTCTCGCGCAAGATCGCCGACGCGGTCTCGCTGCGTCGCGACGTGCTGAAGCTGGACGCCATCAGCGACGCCTGGCGTGTGGTGCACAGCGAAGGCGACGGGCTCTCCGGCCTGGTGGTGGACCGCTACGGCGACCTGATCGTGGTGGAGTTCTTCGCCGCGGGCATGTTCCGCCATCGCGAATGGATCTACGAGGCGCTGCGCGAGCAGTTCCCGGGCTGCCGCTTCCACAGCTTCGCCGACGAGCACGTGCAGAAGCAGGAGAGCTTCGACTTCCACGGCAACACCACGACCGAGGCGGCCGTCATCACCGAGTACGGGGTGAAGTTCCGCGCCGACCCGGCGGGCGCGCACAAGACCGGCTTCTTCGCCGACCAGCGCGAAAACCGCGAGTGGCTGAGCCAGCAGGTGGAAGGCAAGACCGTGCTGGACCTGTGCTGCAACACCGGCGGGTTCGCGGTGTACGCCGCCGCGCGTGGCGCGACCGACGTGCTGGGCGTGGACATCGACCAGGACGTCATCCAGATCGCCAAGGGCAACGCCAAGCTCAACAACGTGCGGCCGAAGTTCGTGCAGGCCGACATCTTCCCGTACCTGCGCGATGCGGCGAACCGCGGCGAGCAGTACGACGTGGTGATCCTGGACCCGGCCAAGATGACGCGCGATCGTGAGCAGGTGATCGCCGCGCTGAAGAAGTACCTGGACATGAACAAGCTGGCGCTCGGTGTGGTGAAGCCCGGCGGCCTGTTCGCGACGTTCTCGTGCACCGGCCTGGTCAGCGAGGAGCAGTTCCTCGACATGCTGCGCCGCGCCGCGTATTTCTCCGGCCGCACGATCCAGATCCTGAAGGTCGCCGGTGCCGGCCCCGATCACCCGTTCATGGCGCACGTGCAGGAATCGCGCTATTTGAAAGCGGTGTTCTGCCGCGTGGTGGACTGACCATGCGCGGCGTGCGGATCGTTCCGGTCCTGCTCGCCGCAATGGTGGCAGGCTGCGCGTCGACGCCCGATGCGCCCTGGCAATCGCTGGCGGATGCGGGCCAGTGGCGCAATGTCGGCGCTTCCGCGCTGGACGCGCGTTGGAAGGCGCATGAGAACGAACTCGTGCTGACCTCGGCGGGCGGTGGCGACATCATCAGCGTCGGCAGCTACGGCGACTTCGAACTGGAACTGGAATGGCGGCTGCCCGCCGGTGGCAACAGCGGGCTGTTCTATCGTGCAGTCGATGCTTCGCCGGTCTGGGCGCGGGCAGTGGAGTACCAGTTGCTGGATGACCGCGAGGCGGAAGACCGTATCGTGTCCAGCCATCGTGCCGGCGCCGCGTACGATCTCGTCGCGCCCGCAAAGGATGTCCTGCGCCCCATCGGCGACTACAACCAGGCACGCATCGTCGCCTGCGGTCCGCGCGTGGAACACTGGCTCAACGGCGTGCGCGTAGCGGCTTACGACACCGACAGCGACGCGTGGCGTCGCCGCGTCGCCGCCAGCAAGTTCGCGGGGCAGGCGGAATTCGCCCAGGCACGGCGCGGCCATCTCAGCCTGCAGGACCACGGCAACCCCGTGTATGTGCGCAACATGCGCATTCGCGCGCTGGGCCCTGAGTGCTCTTAGGTTCTGGTGTGGGAGCGACGTAAGTCGCGATGACAGATCGCTGCACAGGATCGTCGCGACTTACGTCGCTCTCACAGGCAAGACCCACGAAAAAGGCGAGCCGAAGCCCGCCTTTCCACGCACCCTGCGCTGCGATCAGCTTTCCGGCGACAGCTCGATGCAGTCGAACTGCACGTCCGGGTTCACGTCGGCATCGTAGTCCACGTCGTCGCGCTCGAAGCCGAACAGCTTCAGGAACTCGTGCTTGTAGTTGGCGTAGTCGGTCAGCTGGAACAGGTTCTCGCTGGTGACCTGCGGCCACAGCGCCTTGGCCTGCGTCTGCACCTCGGGCTTCAGTTCCCAGTCGTCCAGGCGCAGGCGGTTCTCGTCGTCGGTCGTGGCGGGCTGGCCATCGGCGCGGTACATGCGGTCGCGGTACAGGCGGTCCAGCTGTTCGATGGTGCCCTCGTGCAGGCCGAGTTCCTTCATCACCTTGAACACGATGCTGATGTAGAGCGGCATCACCGGAATCGCCGAACTGGCCTGCGTCACCACCGACTTCAGCACGGCGACGTTGGCGGTGCCGCCGGTCTTCTTCAGGCGCGCGTCGAGCCGCTGCGCGGTCTCGTCCAGGTCCACCTTCGCGCGGCCGAGCGCACCATGCCAGTAGATCGGCCAGGTGATGTCGGTGCCGATGTAGCTGAAGGCGACGGTGCGCGCACCGTCGGCCAGCACGCCGGCCTTGTCCAGCGCATCGATCCACAGCTCCCAGTCCTGCCCACCCATCACGGTGACGGTGTCGGCGATCTCCTGCTCGGTGGCCGGCTCGATGGTGGCCTGGACGATCGCGTCCTTGTTCGTGTCGATGGCGGTGGAGGTGTACGGCGCGCCGATCGGCTTCAGCGCCGAGCGCTTCACTTCGCCCGTGCCCGGAAGCCTGCGCACCGGCGACGCGAGCGAATAGATCACCAGGTCGACCTGGCCGCCCATCTCGTTCTTGATCAGTTCGATCACCTTCGCGCGCGCCTCATCGGAGAACGCGTCGCCGTTGATCGATCGGCTGTACAGGCCGGCGTCCTTCGCCGCCTTGTCGAACGCGGCCGAGTTGTACCAGCCCGCGGTGCCGGCCTTCTTCTCGTTGCCGGGCTTCTCGAAGAACACGCCCAGCGTATCCGCGCCGAAGCCGAACGCCGCGCTGATGCGCGCCGCCAGGCCATAGCCGCTGGATGCGCCGATCACCAGCACCTTCTTCGGTCCGTCGGTGCGCACGCCCTGCGCGCGCGTGGCGGCGATCTGGTCGCGCACATTGAGCGCGCAGCCGAGCGGATGGGTGGTGGTGCAGATGAAGCCGCGGACTTTGGGATGGATGATCAACGTCGTAACCCGGGGGATGGTGTGCCTGCGCGGCATCTTAGTGCCGCGGGCGCCGGGAATGAAGCGCCGGCCCTGCACACGCATGCGTATGGCGAACGTGAATCCCGCACGCGCGGGCAAAGAAAAAGCGGGCCGAAGCCCGCTTTTCCAGCACCGCGACGTCGACGTGCCTTACGCGTCGCCGCCCTTCGCCAGCATGCTGTTGCGGCGGCTGTAGGCCAGGTAGACCACGATGCCGACCACGTTCCAGACCAGGAACCAGAGCTGCGTGCGGTGCGGCAGGCTCCAGAACAGGTACAGGCAGCCGAGGATCGCGACCGGACCGACCATC
This genomic stretch from Pseudoxanthomonas sp. CF385 harbors:
- a CDS encoding TIGR00266 family protein, which encodes MTQWFFHTPNDNQRHGPLDEAAAQAFAQRTPGALTWREGMREWKPARELPELAGAATPPSHLPPLPGAGGRRGADEIDFRIVGHEMQFVEVELDPGESAIAEAGALMFKDSAVQMDTVFGDGSHSGQGGGFMDKLLSAGKRVLTGESLFTTMYTHTGQGKAKVAFAAPYPGTVLAMKLDEHGGRLICQKDSFLAGARGVSVGIHFQRKILTGLFGGEGFIMQKLEGDGWVFVHAGGCVVERELKPGERIDVDTGCVVAYHASVNMDVRPVSGIKSMFFGGEGVFLATLTGPGKVWLQSLPFSRLAGRMLQAAPQGGGQARGEGSVLGGLGRILDGDNSF
- a CDS encoding rhomboid family intramembrane serine protease gives rise to the protein MDLHPDDPAFDPETQQRYDRKRILRALNLSLAFVLVLAMVYSAQNSFDVRAFTIAPLSAEGLLGILTAPLLHGSLEHIAANASALLILGTLAGAVYPRATLWAIPLVWLGAGLGPWLLAEPGTHTLGASGLTHGLIFMIFMLGLLRRDRAAIAAGMIAFLFYGGMVLTVLPREAGVSWQAHLGGAVAGLIAAFLFRRLDPELPKKKYSWEIEDEEAAARDDDELELPAPREVPLLWVRPEHQDEEPRGVVLRFPPKTKD
- the fabV gene encoding enoyl-ACP reductase FabV, yielding MIIHPKVRGFICTTTHPLGCALNVRDQIAATRAQGVRTDGPKKVLVIGASSGYGLAARISAAFGFGADTLGVFFEKPGNEKKAGTAGWYNSAAFDKAAKDAGLYSRSINGDAFSDEARAKVIELIKNEMGGQVDLVIYSLASPVRRLPGTGEVKRSALKPIGAPYTSTAIDTNKDAIVQATIEPATEQEIADTVTVMGGQDWELWIDALDKAGVLADGARTVAFSYIGTDITWPIYWHGALGRAKVDLDETAQRLDARLKKTGGTANVAVLKSVVTQASSAIPVMPLYISIVFKVMKELGLHEGTIEQLDRLYRDRMYRADGQPATTDDENRLRLDDWELKPEVQTQAKALWPQVTSENLFQLTDYANYKHEFLKLFGFERDDVDYDADVNPDVQFDCIELSPES
- a CDS encoding TerC family protein; this translates as METIGNPWLWAGFGGLVVIALLVDLVLMRHGGAHKVTFKEAMWWSLGWIALAMAFNGGLWWYVNETAGLVEANRVGLEFLTGYLVEKALAVDNIFVFLMVMTYFAVPEEQRQRVLVIGILGAIVLRSILIFAGAALLQHFHWLLYLFGAFLLLTGIKMWFAAGKEPDLEKNPALRWMRNHLKLTDGYRGAALSVRENGVRWFTPLFVVLVLIGVTDVIFAVDSIPAIFAITSDPFIVLTSNVFAVLGLRAMFFLLAGMADRFHLLPYGLAVVLGFIGTKMLLIDVYKIPVPWALGTVAAILGVTVALSLARPQKTDPAV
- a CDS encoding TonB-dependent receptor, which produces MSRLRTTAVRPQRLAFAIAALLPFGTAFAQDAAPATTDAATLDTVQVTAQRKVENIQDVPVSISTINGEQLGVLASGGTDIRFLSGRVPSLNIESSFGRAFPRFYIRGYGNTDFRLNTSQPVSLVYDDVVQENPILKGFPLFDLEQVEVLRGPQGSLFGRNTPAGVVKFESAKPTQETTGYGKVGVGSDNMWNLEGAVGGALSPNWSARASVLYQRRDDWVTNTYPGPNDGFEGYDESAGRVQFLYEGDGFDALFNAHARKLNGTARLFRANIIEPGTNNFVPGFDEDEVSQDGLNYSELESQGASARLSWDLGQYKLYSITGYESVETINRGDIDGSSGPYFTPELPFASETADGIPEHSQWTQEFRIESAYTGPWNWQAGVFYFKEDYKVESFSYDSLNGSAQDGYQRIRQTNDAWAAFGAVTWQATDKLELRAGARYTVDEKKLTVEDYWNTGFAACVLAGKCTLAQLAALEPDGDLSASPEDKKFNWDLSATYALNEDVNLYARAATGFRGSSIQSAGAFNAKSVADPETVTSIETGVKADFWDKRARLSAGVYYYRVKDQQLTAVGGAANANILLNAEKSAGKGVELDFQAYVLDNLLVTLGSSYNDTEIQDDDLAVAVCAACTVTDPTNGAGLALIDGNDLPQAPKWVHNVTARYSVGLGDGSELYVYTDWAYRSEVNFFLYDSIEFTGKSTLEGGLRVGYGWGYGDYEVALFGRNITDQRRIVGGIDFNNLTGFINEPRTVGVEFSAKF
- the dcd gene encoding dCTP deaminase, whose product is MILSNVQILERIQAGDFHIADLAGTDPRRAPFNTSAVDLRLDDQITVPASGGPFQLDLSGGGIAQHLAKNSTPYVITDRQPFSLTQHQLVLARTRETVSFPLRGDGTCYSARVEGKSSLARCGVLVHFTAPTIHAGFSGSITLEIINLGPQPVLLTQGMYICQLIIEEVAGCPADAPNQFRGQSTPAGV
- a CDS encoding DUF1080 domain-containing protein, producing MRIVPVLLAAMVAGCASTPDAPWQSLADAGQWRNVGASALDARWKAHENELVLTSAGGGDIISVGSYGDFELELEWRLPAGGNSGLFYRAVDASPVWARAVEYQLLDDREAEDRIVSSHRAGAAYDLVAPAKDVLRPIGDYNQARIVACGPRVEHWLNGVRVAAYDTDSDAWRRRVAASKFAGQAEFAQARRGHLSLQDHGNPVYVRNMRIRALGPECS
- a CDS encoding class I SAM-dependent rRNA methyltransferase gives rise to the protein MNTPNPTVRLKNAWRSSHPWIFQKLVEKPAAKPKSGTLVEVVGVDGEWIGRGFYNGHSRIAVRILETHPDIPVDAGWFSRKIADAVSLRRDVLKLDAISDAWRVVHSEGDGLSGLVVDRYGDLIVVEFFAAGMFRHREWIYEALREQFPGCRFHSFADEHVQKQESFDFHGNTTTEAAVITEYGVKFRADPAGAHKTGFFADQRENREWLSQQVEGKTVLDLCCNTGGFAVYAAARGATDVLGVDIDQDVIQIAKGNAKLNNVRPKFVQADIFPYLRDAANRGEQYDVVILDPAKMTRDREQVIAALKKYLDMNKLALGVVKPGGLFATFSCTGLVSEEQFLDMLRRAAYFSGRTIQILKVAGAGPDHPFMAHVQESRYLKAVFCRVVD